The Henckelia pumila isolate YLH828 unplaced genomic scaffold, ASM3356847v2 CTG_461:::fragment_3, whole genome shotgun sequence genome window below encodes:
- the LOC140871930 gene encoding uncharacterized protein, which yields MAPNMEITYAKKPSKPSIETLSRTMSDISFEFTNQGPPEYKSIKDNLTPVSEVQDAKCECCGMSEECTPKYVKRVREKFFGRMVCGICSEAVNEEMEKNGGKREEALRAHFTTCSSFNRFGRAYPVLCQAEAMRQILRKNRAKSLSPRDHKNGATTNKGGITRSSSCIPTITKDMN from the coding sequence ATGGCCCCTAACATGGAGATCACATACGCAAAAAAGCCCTCAAAACCCTCCATCGAAACCCTATCCCGGACGATGTCCGATATCTCTTTCGAATTTACAAACCAAGGACCTCCGGAATACAAAAGCATCAAGGACAACTTAACTCCGGTATCCGAGGTGCAGGATGCAAAATGCGAGTGCTGCGGCATGTCCGAGGAGTGTACGCCCAAGTACGTGAAAAGGGTTCGTGAGAAGTTCTTCGGGCGCATGGTTTGTGGGATATGCTCCGAGGCTGTGAATGAAGAGATGGAAAAAAATGGCGGGAAGAGGGAGGAGGCGTTACGCGCACATTTCACCACATGTTCGAGCTTCAATAGGTTCGGTAGGGCGTATCCGGTCCTTTGTCAAGCAGAGGCCATGAGACAGATCTTGAGGAAGAATAGGGCCAAGTCACTTAGCCCTAGGGATCATAAGAATGGTGCTACAACGAACAAAGGCGGGATCACCAGAAGTTCAAGTTGTATTCCGACTATTACAAAGGATATGAACTAA
- the LOC140872103 gene encoding uncharacterized protein isoform X2 → MLGSYRNNSQISKKQKQNKEWLGVSFKPENFIPGLVIGFVVGFFLDLAKPVKISSSQKIGGKKRHQSILLSCNNDEELKMVLVVRQDLKMGAGKIASQCAHAATGIYSELMESHRSLLRQWELCGQAKIVVTCKNQQEMNKLRDAAESIRLPTFVVADAGRTQVSAGSNTVLAIGPGSKSAVDSVTGKQRLL, encoded by the exons caaagAAG CAGAAGCAGAACAAAGAATGGCTAGGAGTTAGCTTCAAGCCGGAGAACTTCATTCCGGGTCTCGTAATCGGGTTCGTTGTCGGGTTTTTCTTGGACTTAGCAAAGCCCGTGAAAATTTCGAGTTCCCAGAAAATTGGCGGCAAGAAACGTCACCAATCGATCCTTTTATCTTGCAATAATGATGAAGAGTTAAAAATG GTTTTAGTGGTTAGGCAAGACCTGAAAATGGGAGCTGGAAAGATCGCATCCCAATGTGCTC ATGCGGCTACCGGGATTTATTCAGAACTTATGGAAAG CCATCGATCTCTTTTAAGGCAATGGGAACTTTGTGGGCAGGCCAAAATTGTCGTTACATGCAAGAATCAGCAAGAAAT GAATAAGCTGAGGGATGCAGCTGAGAGCATTCGCCTTCCAACTTTCGTAGTTGCTGATGCAGGACGTACCCAA GTTTCAGCTGGGTCAAATACTGTTCTTGCTATTGGACCAG GGAGTAAATCAGCTGTTGATTCTGTCACCGGGAAGCAACGGCTGCTTTGA
- the LOC140872103 gene encoding uncharacterized protein isoform X1: MLGSYRNNSQISKKQQKQNKEWLGVSFKPENFIPGLVIGFVVGFFLDLAKPVKISSSQKIGGKKRHQSILLSCNNDEELKMVLVVRQDLKMGAGKIASQCAHAATGIYSELMESHRSLLRQWELCGQAKIVVTCKNQQEMNKLRDAAESIRLPTFVVADAGRTQVSAGSNTVLAIGPGSKSAVDSVTGKQRLL; this comes from the exons caaagAAG CAGCAGAAGCAGAACAAAGAATGGCTAGGAGTTAGCTTCAAGCCGGAGAACTTCATTCCGGGTCTCGTAATCGGGTTCGTTGTCGGGTTTTTCTTGGACTTAGCAAAGCCCGTGAAAATTTCGAGTTCCCAGAAAATTGGCGGCAAGAAACGTCACCAATCGATCCTTTTATCTTGCAATAATGATGAAGAGTTAAAAATG GTTTTAGTGGTTAGGCAAGACCTGAAAATGGGAGCTGGAAAGATCGCATCCCAATGTGCTC ATGCGGCTACCGGGATTTATTCAGAACTTATGGAAAG CCATCGATCTCTTTTAAGGCAATGGGAACTTTGTGGGCAGGCCAAAATTGTCGTTACATGCAAGAATCAGCAAGAAAT GAATAAGCTGAGGGATGCAGCTGAGAGCATTCGCCTTCCAACTTTCGTAGTTGCTGATGCAGGACGTACCCAA GTTTCAGCTGGGTCAAATACTGTTCTTGCTATTGGACCAG GGAGTAAATCAGCTGTTGATTCTGTCACCGGGAAGCAACGGCTGCTTTGA